The DNA region CCACCTCGTCGCCGAACTCCTGGAGAACGCCACCACCTTCTCGCCGCCGGACTCCGCGGTCGAGCTGTCCGGCTGGCTGCTGGAGACCGGGGATGTGATGCTCTCCGTGCAGGACGAGGGCATCGGCATGTCGGCGGCCCGGATGACCGAGCTCAACGCCCGGCTGGCCGATCCGGCGTCGTTCGAGGCCGGCGAACAGACGGCGGACGGGGCCGGACTCGGCCTCCAGGTGACGTCGCTGCTGGCCGCGCGCCATGGCGTACGGGTCCAGTTGCGTGAGCGGAAGGGGAGCGGGGTGACCGTGGTGCTCGTGCTTCCGCAGTCCCTGCTGCCGAAGGCACCGCCCGCGGCCTCCCCGACCACGGCCCAGCTGCCCGGGGACGCCCCCGCGCTGAGCCTGCCGGGTTCGGTGGCCGAGGCCAACTCCAACACCCTGCCGTCGCGTTCGGCCGAGCGTGACGTCGACCCGCTGATCGCCGCCGCCGAACGGGCGCTCGAGGAGTCCGGTACGGACGCCTCTACGGACGCCGACGCGGGGGCATCCGCCGAGGCCGGCACCCCCGTGCCGGAGGAGGCGCCGGACGCGCCCGCCGCCGCTCAGAAGGACGCCCCGCCCGCTGGTCCCACGGCGCCGGACGACGAGGCCGAGGTCCCGGACGCCGAGGACCCCGCGCAGGACGACGAACCCGGCGACGACCCCGCGGACACCCCCCACGTGCCCGCTCCGGACGCCCCCGGCACGTCAGGAGCGGCCCCGGCCGTGCCCGGAGGGGGCCGCGACTCCCGGACGGACGTCGAGAGGGACTCCGAGACCACGATGCAGGTCCGGCTGCCCTCACCGCAGCGCTCACCGGACCCGTACGCCATCGGCCCCGACCGCCACGAGCGGGCCGCCGACACCGGTCGCGCCGCCCCGGGGGCCCCGCCGTCCGCCGCCGGCGCTCTTCCCGGCCCCCGGCCGCCCGCCGGGCCCGTCGCGGAGGCGCCGGACGCGGGTCCGGAGGAGGAGGCGCCCGACGCCGCCGCGGTACCCGAACGGCTCACCGACAAGGGCCTGCCCAAGCGGACCCCCAGAATCGTCACGTCCCCCGGCGCTTCGGCCGCCGAACCCAAGGGCACACTGGACAGGAACGCCCTGCGCCATCGGCTGGGCGGCTTCCACCAGGGCGCGAAGGACGGCCGGCGCGACGTGGAGACCGAACTGGCCGAGAACACTTCGGGTACCGATGAGACGACGGGGGACACAGTCGAGGAGGCACGCAGTTGACCGCTCCCAGCACATCCGGGCTGAGCACCGAGGCCCGGAACCTTCACTGGTTGCTGAGCAATCTCGTGGAGGAGGTGCCAGGGGTCCACTCGGTGACCGTCGTCTCGTCCGACGGCCTGATGCTGCTGTCCTCCGACCCCGGTCTCGCCCCGGACGGTGAGGCGGGGCGGTCACGCGGCCCGCGAGGCTCCAGCGCCGATCTCGCCACCATCGTCTCGGGCATCGGCTCGCTGACCGTGGGTGCGGCCAAGCTGATGGACTGCGGCGGTATCAAGCAGACGATGGTCGCGATGGACGAGGGCAACGTCTTCGTCATGTCGATCAGCGACGGCTCCCTGCTCGGTGTGCACGCCACACCCGACTGCGACATCAGCATCGTCGCGTACCACATGGCGCTCTTCGTCGGCCGCGCCGGCCATGTGCTCACCCCCGAACTCCGCAGGGAACTGCGTACCTCGATGGAGAGCACCCGGTGACGTCCGCCGCCGGACCCGCGCCCGAGCTCCCCGTCCGGGGTGCCGGCCGCAAGGCGGCGCGGGTACGTCCGTACTCCCTCACCGGTGGCCGGACCCGCTTCGGGCACGTCCTGCTCGTCGAGACGTTCGTGGCCGCGCCGCAAGCCCCCGAGGAGCGCCACGAGCTCGCCGACGACACCCTGTCTCCGCGCATGACACCGGAGCTCCGTGCCATCGTCGAACTCTGCCGCCGGATGCGGACGGTCGCGGAGATCTCGGCCCTGCTCAAGATGCCGCTCGGTGTCGTCCGGGTCCTGCTCAGCGACCTGGCCGACCAAGGGAAGATCCGCGTGTACGGAACCGGTCACGGCCCCGGCCGGCCTGACCGCGCACTGCTCGAAAGGGTGCTCCATGGACTCCGTCGTCTCTGAGGTTCAGCTCCTCGCCCCGTGTCCGCCGGAGCCGCAGGACCTGCCCGAGGAATCGGTGCAGGCCTGGCAGCTCGACCACACCCGGGCGCCGACCGCCACCAAGATCGTGGTCGCGGGAGGGTTCGGCGTGGGCAAGACGACCTTCGTCAGCTCGGTCTCCGAGATAGCCCCGCTCCGGACCGAGGCGCAGATGACGCGGGCCAGTGAGAGCACCGACGATCTCAGCGCCACCCCCGACAAGGTCACCACGACCGTGGCGATGGACTTCGGCCGGGTCACGCTCGACGACGACCTCGTGCTGTACGTCTTCGGCACCCCGGGCCAACAGCGGTTCTGGTTCATGTGGGACGACCTGGTACGCGGCGCGATCGGTGCGATCGTCCTCGCCGACACCCGCCGTCTCGCGGACTGCTTCGCCGCGCTCGACTACTTCGAGAGCTGCCGGCTTCCGTACGTCGTCGCCGTCAACCACTTCGAGGGGACACCCGGTTTCGAGGAGGCGGACGTCAGGGAGGCCCTGACCGTCCCGCCGCACGTGCCTGTCGTGATCATGGACGCGCGTCAGAGGATCACCGTCGTCGATTCGCTGCTCACGCTGGTGGGCCACGCACTCGACGCCGCCCCCGCGTAAGCGCCACCCCCCGGTCCACGTAACGGAGAACCGCGATGCGGAAGATACTCGTAGTCGGAGCCGGCCAGTCCGGTCTCCAGCTGGCTCTCGGCCTGCAGTCCAGCGGGTACGAGGTCACCGTCATGTCCAACCGGTTGGCCGACGAGATCCGGTCCGGCCGGGTCATGTCGACCCAGTGCATGTTCCACACGGCCCTGCAGTACGAGCGTGACCTCCAGCTCAACTTCTGGGAGTCCCAGGCACCCCGCATCGAGGGCCTCGGCCTCTCCGTGGGCGGCCCCGACTCCTCGCGGGCCGTCGACTGGGTGGGCAGGCTCGACGGGTACGCGCAGTCGGTGGACCAGCGGGTGAAGATGGCCGGCTGGATGGACGTCTTCGTGCAGCGCGGCGGACAGCTCGTCATCCACGGCGCGACCGTTTCCGACCTGGACTACTTCTCGCGCGCCTACGACCTGGTGCTGGTCTCGGCCGGCAAGGGCGAACTGGTCTCCATGTTCGCCCGGGACGCCTCCCGTTCCCCGTACGACGCCCCGCAGCGCGCGCTCGCCGTCGCCTACGTCCACGGCATGGGTCCGCGACCGGAGCACCCGGACTTCGACGCGGTCCGCTGCAACCTGGTGCCGGGCGTCGGCGAGCTCTTCGTGATGCCGACGCTCACGATGTCGGGCCGGGCGGACATCCTGTTCTGGGAAGGCGTGCCCGGCGGCCCGGTGGACGTGTTCCAGGGGATCAGGGACCCGTCCGAGCACCTGGCGAAGACCCTGGAGCTCATGGAGCGCTACACGCCCTGGGAGTACGCGCGCGCCACCCAGGTCGAACTCACCGACGCCAACGGCACCCTGGCGGGCCGGTACGCCCCGACGGTCCGCGAGCCGATCGGCCGGCTGCCGGGCGGCGGCCTGGTCCTGGGCGTGGGGGACGTGGTCGTCGCCAACGACCCGATCACCGGTCAGGGATCCAACACCGCGTCCAAGTGCGCGCGGTCCTACCTGGACTCCATCGTCGAGCACGGTGACCGGGAGTTCGACGCGGAGTGGATGCAGGCCGCCTTCGACCGGCACTGGGAGAAGACCCGGCACGTCGTGAGGTGGACCAACGCCATGCTGGCCCCGCCGCCGGAGCACGTACTGGACCTGATCGGCGCGGGCGGCCGTCTCCAGCCGGTCGCCGACCGGTTCGCCAACGCCTTCGACGAGCCGGCCGACCTGGACCACTTCTTCTTCGAGCCGGACCGGACGAACGCCTACCTCGCCGAGGTCGCGGCGGCCGACCGGCCCTGAGGTCCCGTCACCTGCGCCAGAACAGGTGGTGCGTCATCCCGCTCGGGCTGGGAACGATCTCCAGGTGGAACCGGTCGAGCAGTTCGTCGGGGGACTCCCAGAGGTGAATCCCCGACCCGAGCTTCACCGGTGAGACCGCGACGTGCATGGTGTCGACCAGGTCGGCGTCGAGGAACTCCCGGATGGTGGTGGCCCCGCCGCCGAGCCGGACGTCCTTGCCCTGTGCCGCTTCCCGCGCCTGTTCGAGGATCGTGGCCGGATCTCCCTCGACGAAGTGGAACGTGGTGTCGGAGAGCGTGATCGAAGGACGCCCGTAGTGGGTCATGACGAAGACCGGGGTACGGAACGGGGGCTCGTCACCCCACCAGCCCTGCCACTCGTGATCGTGCCAGGGTCCGCGCTGGGGCCCGAACTTGTTGCGGCCCATGATCTCGGCGCCGATGCCATGGGCGTAGTCCCGGGTGAAGTAGTCGTCCAGACCCCGGCTGCCTCCGGGGTCGGTGCGGTTCGGCCAGCTCGCCGTGGCACCGGCCCAGGAGAACAGCCGCTCGGGCTCGACATGACCGAACGGCCTCTCGATACTCTGGTCCTCACCGGCACCGATTCCGTCGCTCGAGACGGTGAAGTTCTGGACTCTCAGTAGTTGTGCCATGTGTTCCTCTTCCTCCGGCGATGTCGACGACGGTGGTGGGACTCCCCGGGCAGGGCCGAATCATCGGCGCATCCGAAACCGGCCGGAATCAGGCCGGAATCAGGCCGCGGACCGGACGGTTCACGGGTGCGCCCGGTCAGCCGGCGGGCGGGGCGTCGTATCCGGTGTCCGAGCCCTCGGCGGCGCCCTCCGGCAGCTTCGGGAGGGTGTACGTGTCCAGCGGCTCGCCGTCCGGGTCCGGGCGTACCGCGCCGAGCAGCGGGTTGGACGCCAGCGGCGAGACCTTGACCGCGGCCCCGGGCCTGGGAGCCTGCACCACCAGGCCGTCGCCGATGTAGAGCGCCACATGGGTCGCCTCCGGGAAGTAGATCACCAGGTCGCCGGGGCGCAGCGACGCGAGCGGCACACGCGGCAGCCGCCGCCACTGTTCCTGCGAGGTACGCGGAATGGCGCGTCCCGCCTTCGACCAGGCCGTCGAGGTGAGACCCGAGCAGTCGTACGACTCGGGGCCCACGGCGCCCCACACGTACGGCTTGCCGATCTGTCCTAGCGCGTACCGGACGGCTTCGCCGCCCTGCTTCGAGGGCGGCCGGGTGGAGCTCAGGGCGCCGGAGGCGACCAGCGCGTCCTGCGCCTTCGCGGTGGTGCTCCGCTCCAGCTCCGTCAGCCGGGCGAGCTGGTCCTCGGAGAGGGAGGCCAGCATCGCCTCGACGTCCCGCATCCGGGACCGCAGAGCGTCGCGCTGCTCCTTGTGCTCCTTCGTCAGCGCCCGCTGCCGCTCGAGTGCCGCACGGGACTTCGCGGCCAGGTCCTCGGCGCGCTTCTCGGCACCGGTGAGCCGGCCGACGGTGGCCGCCCTGCCCGCCTGGGCGCGCGCGAGCACATGGCTCTGGTCCAGGGCCTGCTGGGGGTTCCGGGCCAGCAGCAGCCGCATGTACACCGAGAAGTCCGTGCGGCCCTGGTACTGCTCGCGCGCCAGGCGGCCCGCGTCGCGCCGGGCGCCGGTCAGCGCGGTGCGGGCGGCGGCGAGGCGTTCGTTCAGTTGCTTGGTCTCGGCCGTCTGCTTCTTCAGTTCCCCGGCGGTGCCGTTGTACCGCTCCCCGGCCTTCTCCGCCTCCTGGTAGAGGGACCGGAGGCGCTTCAGCAGCCCGGGGACGCCCTGGGCCGCCCCCTCCCGGGCAGGAGCGCCGGGGGCGGGCGAGGGCTCCGCGAGGGCGGGGGAGGCGGCGACCACGACCGCGGCCGTCGCCGCGGTGCAGAGCGTGCGCGCGATTCTGCCTGACACGACATCACCTCCGGTGACGGGGCAGAACCCATCAATCCGTAGGTAAATCAGACTGATCGACTACCCCATAAGTGTTCGGATCTCGTCAATCCGGTCACTCGGTGGCAGACGATGCAAGGACCGTCCGGCGTGGCGGCGGCCGGCTCCCCCGAACGCCGCACGCCCGGTGTTCACCGCGCGGGGAACGCGTAGAAGGCCCGCTCGCGCTGGACGACGGCGGTCTTCCCCGCCGCCAGCACCCGGTACGGGCTGCCGCCCGCGGCACCCTCGGGGTCCTGGGGACCGATGTCCTGGAACTTCCACAGCCGGCGCCCGTCCGCGGAGGAGAACGCCGTCACCTGGGAGGCGTCCGCGGCGAACAGGGTCTTGCCGCCGCCGCTCAGGGTGAGGGCCGGAGCGTTGCCACCGAGCGGGACCTCCGTGGACCGCCGCCAGACCGTCCGCCCGGTCGCCGCCTCGACCGCGCCGACCTGCTGGTCGCGGTTGGTGGTGTGGAGCAGCTTCCCGGCCGGGACCGGGGTGCCGTACACGGACGCGCCGGAGCCGCTCAGCGTCCACACCGGCTTGCCGGTGCCCGTCTCGAAGGCCTGGAGACCGTCGCCCACCGCCGCGTACAGCAGCCCCTCGTCGTCGCCGACCGCCGCGCCGGCCGGGGCGACGGCACCGAACGGGCGGTTCCACAGGAGCTTGCCGGTGGTGCGGTCGAAGCAGCGGAAGGAGGCCTTGCCCTTGCCCGCCTTGACGTCGGCAGGGGTGAGGGTCGCCGGGGTCTGGGCGACGACGAGGTCGCTCTCCCGGACGGCGGTCAGCCGGTAGGCGGGGGTGCCCGGAGCCCGGCCCGCGGGGACCGCGCTGCGCCAGAGCTCCTTGCGCCGCACCACGTCGTACGCGAAGAAGTACGCCTTGACCACCTGGGTGTCCTTGCCGCGCTTCTTGCCCTTCTTCGGCTCCGGCGCCTTGACGGTGACGGTGTGCGAACCGGTGAACCACAGGACGGACCCCGTCAGCCCGGTGAGGGGCCCCGCCTTCATGCCGGGTACGCCGGTGAACCGGTCCGCGTACCGGAGGCGGTGCTCGACCCGCCCGTCCTCGGGCGACAGCCAGAGGAACTCCGTCGGGCCCGCCAGGAGGCAGAGCCCGTCACCGGCGGCCCGCACCGCCTGGGCGCCCGCCGCGTCCTCGCACGTCCAGAGGGTGCGCCCGGTCCGCAGGTCGATCCCGGTCGCCTGGGCGTCGCTGGTCAGTACCAGCAGCCTGTCCCGCCAGATCCCGGCGGTGAGCGGGGCGGGTTCCTCGGCCGGGTGGGTGTACATCCACAGCGGGTCGGGTGCCCTGCCGGGCACCGTGGGCCGGGGCTTCGCCGTGGGTTTGCCGTCGGTGGGCGTGGCGGGGGCGTCGGATCCGAGAGCCAGCACGGAACCTCCGCCGACGACCAGTCCGGCCGCCCCGGCGGCGACGGCGGTGAGCAGGTTCCGCCGTCCCGTCACCGATGCGGCCGGCGCGGGAAGCGGTAGCGCGGCCGGGTGCGGCAGGGGCGGCGAGGCGGGGGCCGCGGGTCCGGCGGAGGGGTACGGGAGGTGTGAGGCGGGGACCTGGCCGAGGGGCGGGCCGGACGGCGGGGGGACGAACGGTGCGCGCGGGGCCACGGGTGCGGGGCCGGAGAACCCGGGCGGGACGGCCGGCCGGCTCGTCGACCGGTCACCGTGCGGGGCGCCCGGACCGGTACGCGTGAATCGGGTGGTGCCCCGGTCCTCGTCGTCGGCCGGCCTGCCGGGACCGCCCGGGACCTGGCCCGCGGGCGGTGCGTCCGCCGGGGCCGGGCGGTCCGGCGTGGCGTCGAGGCGCTCCGCGCCGGCCGGGCCCGTGGCCGCCGGGTCCGTGGCAACCGGGTCCGCCTCCGGTGATGCCCCGGCGACCCCCGTACCCGCGGCGGCCGCATCCGCACCCGCACCCGCATCCGCTCCCGTGTCCGCCTCCGGGTCCGACGGGTCCTTCAGGGCCCGTACCCGGGCGGCCTGGTCCGCGATCACCGCCGTGACCCGCTCCGGAAGCCAGCCGCCCCCCGCCAGGCCCGCCGCGCCCTCCAGCGCCAGCTCCGCCGCGACCGAGCCCGCGCCCGGCCGGTCGGCGGGGTCCTTGGCCAGGCAGCGGGCGACCAGCTCACGCAACGCGTCCGGTACGCGGTCCAGTTCGGCCGTGCCGTGGGCGATCCGCCCGGCCGCCTCACCGGCCGGGCCCTCGGCGAACGGGGTCGTCCCGGTCGCCGCGTACGCCAGCAGCAGCCCCAGCACGAACAGGTCGGAGGGGGCGCCCGCCTCCCCGCCTTCGACCTGCTCAGGAGTGAGGTAGCCCAGCCGGACGGACAACTGACCGCCGGGCCGCGCCTCGGCCGACGCCGCGCCGCCGAGCGGCCCGAACGCCGTCAGCCGGGGTCCGTCCTCCGCGAGCAGCACCGTCCCCGGGGCCAGGCCCTGGAGTACGGTCCCGGCGGCGTGCACCCGGGAGAGCGTCTCGGCGAGACCCGCGCCCAGGACCCGCACGGCCCGCTCGGGCAGCGGACCGGTGAGCGAGATCGCCTCGGCGAGCGTCAGCGCGGGGACGTACGCCGCCGCCGTCCACAGGCCGTCGCCCTCCGGCCCCTCGTCCTCCCGCCCGGCGAGCGGCGACTGGACCCAGCCGCCGGACAGCCGTTCGGCGGCGCGGGCCTCGGCCTGGAAGCGGCGGCGGAAGGCGGGCACAGCGGCGAGTTCCGGCCGGGCGGCCGTCACCACGACGTGGCCGTCCCCGTCCGCCCCGCGGGCCAGATACCGCACCGCGCTCGCGGTCTCCCGGAAGCGGGCCAGCGTCGTGTACGGGCCGAAGCGGCGTGGATCGTCCTGACGCAGCGCCTCCATGGCGCACCCCCCTTGTGACCGTGCCCTCGGCACCTGACCGTCGATCTTAGGGGGTGCGCCCCGCACCGGCCGGTCCCGCGCTCAGGCGTCCCGGTCCGGCTTCGTCCAGGGCCACTTGGGGCGTCGGCGCGTGCGGCCCCCGGGGGCGTATTCGTACACCCAGCCGCGCTGGAGCCCGAGCCGCTTCGAATAGCCCGCGGGAGCGCGCCGGTAGGTGTACACGGTGGCGGGGCCGCCGTCGGGCGCCGGCACCGGGACCTCGTACCACGTGGGCGGATGCCCGGTCGGACCCAGGAGGACGGGCAGGACCCGGCCGTCCAGCGGCCCACCGGTGAAGGGGGTGTTCTCGCTTCTCACCCGGCCAGTCTGGCCCCCATCGGGCCCGGCAGGCACGCCGCCCCGGTCCGGTGGGGCGGCGCGGGCGGTCTCAGCCCCTCGGCAGCAGGTGCGCCGCGTGCCCGGCCACCGCTTCCACCAGCGCGGCCAGCCGGCCGACCGGTCCGTCGGCGGTCTCCTGGCCCAGCAGCTCCGCCGCCACGACGGCGGTCTCGTCGTCCGATGCCGCGGTCGCCGCCAGCAGGGCGACCAGATGGTCCACCAGCCAGCCACGCAGGTCGGCGGCGGGAGGCTGCTTCTCCTCGTCCAGCCAGATCAGTGACGCCGCCTCGACCGCCGCGATCCAGGTCCGCACCATCATCCGCAGCCGGGGACCCGGCGGCCGGCCGCCGGGTCCCCGGCCCAGGTGCAGCAGGATCTGCTCGGCGGCGGCCCGGCGTACGCCGTCCACGATCGCCGACGTACGCGAGGTCTCGGCGACGCTGCCCCCGCGCAGCAACGCGCTGAACCCGGCGTCGTGCTGGTCGACGAAACCGAGGTAGCGGTCCAGGACCCGGCTCACCCGCTCGGTCGGCGCGCCGACGGCCGGCTCGGCGAAGCAGAGGGTCAGCTGCTCCGCGGCCGATCCCAGCGCGGCCTCGTACAACTGCTGTCTGCCGCCCGGGAAGTAGCGGTAGACCAGGGGCCTGGAGACACCCGCCGCCAGGGCCACCTCGTCGATCGACACGTCGTCCGGCGCCCGGTGGGCGAAGAGCGTGAGCGCGGCTTCGAGGAGCTGGGCCCGGCGCTCCTCGACACCGAGCCGTCGGTAGGCGCGGG from Streptomyces sp. NBC_01754 includes:
- a CDS encoding roadblock/LC7 domain-containing protein, translating into MTAPSTSGLSTEARNLHWLLSNLVEEVPGVHSVTVVSSDGLMLLSSDPGLAPDGEAGRSRGPRGSSADLATIVSGIGSLTVGAAKLMDCGGIKQTMVAMDEGNVFVMSISDGSLLGVHATPDCDISIVAYHMALFVGRAGHVLTPELRRELRTSMESTR
- a CDS encoding DUF742 domain-containing protein, with amino-acid sequence MTSAAGPAPELPVRGAGRKAARVRPYSLTGGRTRFGHVLLVETFVAAPQAPEERHELADDTLSPRMTPELRAIVELCRRMRTVAEISALLKMPLGVVRVLLSDLADQGKIRVYGTGHGPGRPDRALLERVLHGLRRL
- a CDS encoding GTP-binding protein; protein product: MDSVVSEVQLLAPCPPEPQDLPEESVQAWQLDHTRAPTATKIVVAGGFGVGKTTFVSSVSEIAPLRTEAQMTRASESTDDLSATPDKVTTTVAMDFGRVTLDDDLVLYVFGTPGQQRFWFMWDDLVRGAIGAIVLADTRRLADCFAALDYFESCRLPYVVAVNHFEGTPGFEEADVREALTVPPHVPVVIMDARQRITVVDSLLTLVGHALDAAPA
- a CDS encoding styrene monooxygenase/indole monooxygenase family protein, which gives rise to MRKILVVGAGQSGLQLALGLQSSGYEVTVMSNRLADEIRSGRVMSTQCMFHTALQYERDLQLNFWESQAPRIEGLGLSVGGPDSSRAVDWVGRLDGYAQSVDQRVKMAGWMDVFVQRGGQLVIHGATVSDLDYFSRAYDLVLVSAGKGELVSMFARDASRSPYDAPQRALAVAYVHGMGPRPEHPDFDAVRCNLVPGVGELFVMPTLTMSGRADILFWEGVPGGPVDVFQGIRDPSEHLAKTLELMERYTPWEYARATQVELTDANGTLAGRYAPTVREPIGRLPGGGLVLGVGDVVVANDPITGQGSNTASKCARSYLDSIVEHGDREFDAEWMQAAFDRHWEKTRHVVRWTNAMLAPPPEHVLDLIGAGGRLQPVADRFANAFDEPADLDHFFFEPDRTNAYLAEVAAADRP
- a CDS encoding dihydrofolate reductase family protein, with the protein product MAQLLRVQNFTVSSDGIGAGEDQSIERPFGHVEPERLFSWAGATASWPNRTDPGGSRGLDDYFTRDYAHGIGAEIMGRNKFGPQRGPWHDHEWQGWWGDEPPFRTPVFVMTHYGRPSITLSDTTFHFVEGDPATILEQAREAAQGKDVRLGGGATTIREFLDADLVDTMHVAVSPVKLGSGIHLWESPDELLDRFHLEIVPSPSGMTHHLFWRR
- a CDS encoding C40 family peptidase, with translation MSGRIARTLCTAATAAVVVAASPALAEPSPAPGAPAREGAAQGVPGLLKRLRSLYQEAEKAGERYNGTAGELKKQTAETKQLNERLAAARTALTGARRDAGRLAREQYQGRTDFSVYMRLLLARNPQQALDQSHVLARAQAGRAATVGRLTGAEKRAEDLAAKSRAALERQRALTKEHKEQRDALRSRMRDVEAMLASLSEDQLARLTELERSTTAKAQDALVASGALSSTRPPSKQGGEAVRYALGQIGKPYVWGAVGPESYDCSGLTSTAWSKAGRAIPRTSQEQWRRLPRVPLASLRPGDLVIYFPEATHVALYIGDGLVVQAPRPGAAVKVSPLASNPLLGAVRPDPDGEPLDTYTLPKLPEGAAEGSDTGYDAPPAG
- a CDS encoding outer membrane protein assembly factor BamB family protein is translated as MEALRQDDPRRFGPYTTLARFRETASAVRYLARGADGDGHVVVTAARPELAAVPAFRRRFQAEARAAERLSGGWVQSPLAGREDEGPEGDGLWTAAAYVPALTLAEAISLTGPLPERAVRVLGAGLAETLSRVHAAGTVLQGLAPGTVLLAEDGPRLTAFGPLGGAASAEARPGGQLSVRLGYLTPEQVEGGEAGAPSDLFVLGLLLAYAATGTTPFAEGPAGEAAGRIAHGTAELDRVPDALRELVARCLAKDPADRPGAGSVAAELALEGAAGLAGGGWLPERVTAVIADQAARVRALKDPSDPEADTGADAGAGADAAAAGTGVAGASPEADPVATDPAATGPAGAERLDATPDRPAPADAPPAGQVPGGPGRPADDEDRGTTRFTRTGPGAPHGDRSTSRPAVPPGFSGPAPVAPRAPFVPPPSGPPLGQVPASHLPYPSAGPAAPASPPLPHPAALPLPAPAASVTGRRNLLTAVAAGAAGLVVGGGSVLALGSDAPATPTDGKPTAKPRPTVPGRAPDPLWMYTHPAEEPAPLTAGIWRDRLLVLTSDAQATGIDLRTGRTLWTCEDAAGAQAVRAAGDGLCLLAGPTEFLWLSPEDGRVEHRLRYADRFTGVPGMKAGPLTGLTGSVLWFTGSHTVTVKAPEPKKGKKRGKDTQVVKAYFFAYDVVRRKELWRSAVPAGRAPGTPAYRLTAVRESDLVVAQTPATLTPADVKAGKGKASFRCFDRTTGKLLWNRPFGAVAPAGAAVGDDEGLLYAAVGDGLQAFETGTGKPVWTLSGSGASVYGTPVPAGKLLHTTNRDQQVGAVEAATGRTVWRRSTEVPLGGNAPALTLSGGGKTLFAADASQVTAFSSADGRRLWKFQDIGPQDPEGAAGGSPYRVLAAGKTAVVQRERAFYAFPAR
- a CDS encoding TetR/AcrR family transcriptional regulator; the encoded protein is MTSAPAAPRPRAYRRLGVEERRAQLLEAALTLFAHRAPDDVSIDEVALAAGVSRPLVYRYFPGGRQQLYEAALGSAAEQLTLCFAEPAVGAPTERVSRVLDRYLGFVDQHDAGFSALLRGGSVAETSRTSAIVDGVRRAAAEQILLHLGRGPGGRPPGPRLRMMVRTWIAAVEAASLIWLDEEKQPPAADLRGWLVDHLVALLAATAASDDETAVVAAELLGQETADGPVGRLAALVEAVAGHAAHLLPRG